The following are encoded in a window of Arthrobacter sp. NicSoilB4 genomic DNA:
- a CDS encoding Fur family transcriptional regulator → MSQGATANGSRTTAPAPAAAKEQRVTKQRLAVSAVLDELTDFVSTQELHRILQERGTSVSLATSYRILQSLADEGLVDVLRNTDGEAVYRRCAVTGHHHHLLCRSCGKAVEVEAPAVEAWAARTATEHGFTAVEHTVEIFGLCPECTARTAG, encoded by the coding sequence ATGTCCCAGGGCGCCACCGCCAACGGCAGCCGGACAACGGCGCCGGCTCCTGCCGCGGCCAAAGAGCAGCGGGTCACGAAGCAGCGTCTCGCGGTCAGTGCGGTCCTCGACGAGCTGACGGACTTCGTCAGCACCCAGGAGCTGCACCGCATCCTGCAGGAGCGCGGCACGTCGGTGTCCCTGGCCACGTCGTACCGGATCCTGCAGTCCCTCGCTGATGAGGGCCTGGTGGACGTCCTCCGGAATACAGACGGCGAGGCCGTCTACCGGCGCTGCGCCGTCACCGGCCATCACCACCACCTGCTGTGCCGCAGCTGCGGCAAGGCCGTTGAAGTCGAGGCGCCCGCGGTTGAGGCCTGGGCCGCGCGGACCGCCACCGAACACGGCTTCACCGCGGTGGAACACACTGTCGAGATTTTCGGGCTGTGCCCGGAGTGCACGGCCCGTACTGCCGGCTAG
- a CDS encoding MDR family MFS transporter, whose amino-acid sequence MTTQAVPATGPAGEKQHMVLLFVGLMLSMLLAALNQTVLSTALPTIVGELHGVSDMLWVITAFILASTITMPIYGKLGDLMGRKALLIAAIVLFMIGSVIGGLANDMGVLITARVVQGLGGGGLMILSQAVIADVVPPRERGKYMGMMGGVFAIASVAGPLLGGWFTEGPGWRWVFWINIPLGLLALAGAVFFLKLPKHSGKPRLDLGGMVLLAIATTCLVLFATWGGGKYEWTDPIILALIAGAVLSAVAFVLVERRTAEPIIPLHLFRDLNFNLSTIAGLLIGVAMFGAIGYLPTYLQMAFSVNATESGLLMIPMMGALLVASVVSGQLVSRTGRYKWMPIAGGLLVAVALVLLSTLKPGAPLWEICAYLAVMGLGLGLSMQIMVLIVQNSFPLREVGTATASNNFFRQIGATLGSAVVGSLFASRLAELLAQRLPAAATGGGAPGGSNSLTPAVVSHLPAPVKEAIISSYNDALTPIFIWMVPLALAAAVLMCFVKQKPLATAIEHDVLSESISEGNILITADDAEDAEDALAPARGPRA is encoded by the coding sequence ATGACCACGCAAGCTGTCCCCGCCACGGGACCTGCCGGAGAAAAGCAGCACATGGTGCTGCTGTTCGTCGGCCTGATGCTCTCGATGCTGCTGGCGGCACTGAACCAGACGGTGCTCAGCACGGCCCTGCCCACCATCGTGGGCGAACTCCACGGCGTCAGCGACATGCTCTGGGTCATCACCGCGTTCATCCTCGCCTCCACCATCACCATGCCGATCTACGGCAAACTCGGCGACCTCATGGGACGCAAGGCCCTGCTGATCGCGGCCATCGTCCTGTTTATGATCGGTTCCGTCATCGGCGGCCTCGCCAACGACATGGGTGTCCTTATTACCGCCCGCGTCGTGCAGGGCCTCGGTGGCGGCGGCCTGATGATCCTGTCGCAGGCGGTCATCGCCGACGTCGTGCCGCCCCGCGAACGCGGAAAGTACATGGGAATGATGGGTGGCGTCTTTGCCATCGCCTCCGTCGCAGGACCCTTGCTGGGCGGCTGGTTCACCGAAGGGCCCGGCTGGCGCTGGGTGTTCTGGATCAACATCCCCCTCGGCCTGCTGGCGCTGGCCGGAGCCGTGTTCTTCCTGAAGCTGCCCAAGCACAGCGGCAAGCCGCGGCTGGACCTCGGCGGCATGGTGCTGCTCGCGATCGCTACGACCTGCCTTGTGCTCTTCGCGACCTGGGGCGGCGGGAAATACGAATGGACCGATCCGATTATCCTGGCCCTGATTGCCGGCGCAGTCCTCAGCGCCGTCGCCTTCGTCCTGGTGGAGCGGCGCACGGCCGAGCCGATCATTCCGCTGCACCTGTTCAGGGACCTCAACTTCAACCTCTCCACGATTGCCGGCCTGCTGATCGGTGTGGCCATGTTCGGCGCCATCGGCTACCTGCCGACGTACCTGCAGATGGCCTTCAGCGTCAACGCCACCGAATCCGGGCTGCTGATGATCCCAATGATGGGCGCCCTGCTGGTTGCCTCGGTCGTCTCCGGCCAGCTGGTCAGCCGCACCGGCCGCTACAAGTGGATGCCGATTGCCGGCGGTCTGCTGGTCGCCGTCGCCCTCGTGCTGCTCTCCACCCTGAAGCCGGGAGCGCCGCTGTGGGAAATCTGCGCGTACCTCGCCGTGATGGGCCTGGGGCTGGGCCTGAGCATGCAGATCATGGTGCTGATCGTGCAGAACTCCTTCCCGCTGCGTGAAGTCGGCACCGCAACGGCGTCGAACAACTTCTTCCGGCAGATCGGCGCCACCCTTGGCTCCGCTGTGGTCGGAAGCCTCTTCGCGAGCCGGCTGGCCGAGCTGCTCGCCCAGCGGCTGCCGGCAGCGGCCACCGGGGGAGGCGCCCCGGGAGGATCGAACTCGCTGACTCCGGCGGTGGTCAGCCATCTGCCTGCGCCCGTCAAGGAAGCCATCATCTCCTCCTACAACGACGCTCTCACGCCCATCTTCATCTGGATGGTGCCGCTGGCACTGGCGGCCGCCGTGCTGATGTGCTTCGTGAAGCAGAAGCCGCTGGCCACGGCCATCGAGCACGACGTGCTGTCCGAATCCATTTCGGAGGGCAACATCCTGATCACGGCCGACGACGCCGAGGATGCCGAGGACGCTCTTGCTCCCGCCCGGGGACCCAGGGCCTAG
- a CDS encoding TetR/AcrR family transcriptional regulator: MTDAVSLPLRERKKAETWTALHEAAASLALKNGVEQTTVEAIAASAGVSPRTFFNYFQAKEDAILGLREPVLEASLLTPISLTADDLVGQVARLLMSVASTALGGDGRARRRRLIARDPHLGRRHMDYMVKAETLVCQGLAGLLAEDPGWAAGAAGFGPEESARMLVMISGVPIRFKITSADFDPVEGLSAETLQPSLALLHELLRKLS, encoded by the coding sequence ATGACTGATGCCGTTTCGCTGCCCCTGCGGGAGCGCAAAAAGGCTGAGACCTGGACGGCCCTCCACGAGGCGGCCGCATCGCTCGCCCTGAAGAACGGCGTCGAGCAGACCACGGTCGAGGCCATTGCGGCCAGTGCCGGCGTCTCCCCGCGCACCTTCTTCAACTATTTCCAGGCGAAGGAAGATGCCATCCTGGGCCTGCGCGAGCCTGTCCTGGAGGCATCGCTGCTCACCCCGATCTCACTCACCGCGGACGATCTGGTGGGGCAGGTTGCCCGCCTCCTGATGTCCGTGGCCTCGACCGCGCTCGGGGGCGACGGCCGCGCACGCCGCCGCCGGCTGATCGCCCGGGATCCCCACCTGGGCCGCCGCCACATGGACTACATGGTCAAAGCGGAAACCCTCGTCTGCCAGGGACTCGCCGGCCTGCTGGCAGAGGATCCCGGCTGGGCGGCCGGTGCCGCAGGTTTCGGCCCCGAAGAGTCCGCGCGCATGCTGGTCATGATCTCCGGCGTCCCCATCCGCTTCAAAATCACCTCCGCCGATTTCGACCCCGTCGAGGGGCTCTCCGCGGAAACGCTCCAGCCGTCGTTGGCCCTGCTCCACGAACTCCTAAGGAAACTCTCATGA
- a CDS encoding metal ABC transporter permease, whose amino-acid sequence MDLDSLLNSIFNFENYGDLLILVQNSIWAGAVLGLLGGLVGTFVMKRDLAFAVHGISELSFAGAAFALLIGVDVVLGSLAGSVAAALLLGLMGVRARDKNSTIGVLMPFGLGLGILFLSLYEGRAANKFGLLTGQIVSVGTVQLQVLAGAAVVVMLALVAIWRPLTFASVDPDVAAARGVPVRALALGFMLLLGVSVALSIQIVGALLVLALLITPAAAAMRVTSSPRLVVVLSVVFAVTATVGGILLALGGRIPISPYVTTLSFLIYVICRVIGGARAKRGLNGRVVRGAAVPAA is encoded by the coding sequence GGCGGTCCTCGGCCTGCTGGGCGGCCTGGTGGGAACTTTCGTTATGAAGCGGGACCTGGCCTTCGCTGTGCACGGAATCTCCGAGCTCTCCTTCGCCGGTGCGGCCTTCGCCCTGTTGATCGGCGTCGACGTTGTGCTGGGGTCCCTGGCGGGATCCGTGGCCGCCGCCCTGCTGCTGGGCCTGATGGGGGTCCGCGCCAGGGACAAGAATTCGACCATCGGGGTGCTCATGCCGTTCGGTCTCGGCCTGGGCATCCTCTTCCTTTCGCTCTATGAGGGCCGTGCGGCCAACAAGTTTGGCCTGCTCACCGGGCAGATCGTCTCCGTCGGCACCGTCCAGCTGCAGGTCCTGGCGGGGGCCGCCGTCGTCGTGATGCTGGCCCTGGTCGCCATCTGGCGGCCGCTGACGTTTGCCAGTGTCGACCCCGACGTCGCCGCCGCCCGCGGCGTGCCCGTGCGGGCGCTGGCCCTCGGATTTATGCTGCTGCTTGGCGTCAGCGTGGCGCTCTCCATCCAGATTGTTGGCGCCCTCCTGGTGCTGGCACTGCTCATCACCCCCGCGGCTGCCGCCATGCGCGTGACGTCGTCGCCGCGGCTGGTGGTGGTCCTGAGTGTCGTGTTCGCCGTGACGGCGACCGTGGGCGGCATCCTGCTGGCCCTTGGCGGCCGGATCCCCATCAGCCCCTACGTGACCACGTTGTCCTTCCTCATCTACGTCATCTGCCGCGTGATCGGCGGCGCCCGGGCCAAACGCGGACTCAACGGCCGGGTTGTCCGCGGTGCGGCGGTGCCGGCCGCCTGA